The proteins below come from a single Burkholderia humptydooensis genomic window:
- the pheT gene encoding phenylalanine--tRNA ligase subunit beta, translating to MQFPESWLRTFVDPQLTTDELSHALTMAGLEVESLRPAAPPTEKIVVGRVLEVVKHPDADKLNVCQVDAGTGATLQIVCGAPNVAPGIKVPVALVGAKLPPAEEGGAPFAIKLSKLRGVESQGMLCSARELKLSEDHSGLMILPEDTPVGQDIRDALNLDDTVFEIKLTPNKADCLSVFGIARETAAITGAPLVAPDIRPVLAELTETLPVRISAPDLCGRFSGRVIRGVNARAKAPRWMVERLERAGQRSVSALVDISNYVMFELGRPSHVFDLDKIHGGIDVRWGKRGESLKLLNGNTVELDETVGVISDDAQVESLAGIMGGDSTAVTLDTTNIYLEAAFWWPDSIRGRARQYNFSTDAAHRFERGVDYSTTVEHVERITQLILDICGGQAGPVDDQVVNLPQRAAVTMRVSRANRIIGVEIGEDEVAQIFTRLGLAFERDGDVFRVTPPPHRFDIEIEEDLIEEVARIHGFEKIPARPPVAKSEMRATDETRRSIHAIRHALAARDYAETVNFSFVDAEWERDFAGNDNPVRLLNPIASQLSVMRTTLFGSLVGVLRHNLNRRADRVRVFETGRVFIADPAVKAGELAVEGYAQPKRVGALAYGPAVDEQWAAATRQVDYFDVKGDLEALLAPVVARFVKAEHPALHPGRSAQIEVDGRAVGWIGELHPRLMQQYELPHAPVMFEIDADALVARALPAPSEVSKFPPVRRDIAVVVDQKVEVQALFDEMKKALAEDACKFVQKVALFDEFRAKSNTSGGLSAHEKSLAFRVTLQDAAGTLQDETVDQAIQTLVDRMARVYGARLRG from the coding sequence ATGCAATTCCCTGAATCCTGGTTGAGAACCTTTGTCGATCCGCAACTGACGACGGACGAGCTGTCGCACGCGCTGACGATGGCGGGGCTCGAGGTCGAGTCGCTGCGCCCGGCCGCGCCGCCGACCGAGAAGATCGTCGTCGGCCGCGTGCTCGAGGTGGTCAAGCATCCGGATGCCGACAAGCTCAACGTCTGCCAGGTCGACGCCGGCACCGGCGCGACGCTGCAGATCGTCTGCGGCGCGCCGAATGTCGCGCCGGGCATCAAGGTGCCGGTCGCGCTCGTCGGCGCGAAGCTGCCGCCCGCCGAAGAAGGCGGCGCGCCGTTCGCGATCAAGCTCTCGAAGCTGCGCGGCGTCGAGAGCCAGGGGATGCTCTGCTCGGCGCGCGAGCTGAAGCTTTCCGAAGATCACAGCGGCCTCATGATCCTGCCGGAAGACACGCCCGTCGGCCAGGACATCCGTGACGCGCTGAATCTCGACGACACGGTCTTCGAAATCAAGCTGACGCCGAACAAGGCCGATTGCCTGTCCGTGTTCGGCATCGCGCGCGAGACGGCCGCGATCACGGGCGCGCCGCTTGTCGCGCCCGACATCCGGCCGGTCCTTGCCGAACTCACCGAGACGCTGCCCGTGAGGATTTCCGCGCCCGATCTGTGCGGGCGCTTTTCCGGCCGCGTGATCCGCGGCGTGAACGCGCGCGCGAAGGCGCCGCGATGGATGGTCGAGCGCCTCGAGCGCGCGGGCCAGCGCAGCGTGTCGGCGCTCGTCGACATCTCGAACTACGTGATGTTCGAGCTGGGCCGCCCGTCGCACGTGTTCGATCTCGACAAGATCCACGGCGGCATCGACGTGCGCTGGGGCAAGCGCGGCGAGTCGCTCAAGCTCCTGAACGGCAACACGGTCGAGCTCGACGAGACGGTGGGCGTGATTTCCGACGATGCCCAGGTCGAGAGTCTCGCGGGCATCATGGGCGGCGACAGCACGGCCGTGACCCTCGACACGACCAACATCTATCTCGAAGCGGCGTTCTGGTGGCCGGACAGCATCCGCGGCCGCGCGCGCCAGTACAACTTCTCGACCGACGCGGCGCATCGCTTCGAGCGCGGCGTCGATTATTCGACGACGGTCGAGCACGTCGAGCGGATCACGCAGTTGATCCTCGACATCTGCGGCGGCCAGGCGGGCCCCGTCGACGATCAGGTCGTGAACCTGCCGCAGCGCGCGGCGGTCACGATGCGCGTGTCGCGCGCGAACCGGATCATCGGTGTCGAGATCGGCGAGGACGAAGTCGCGCAGATCTTCACGCGGCTCGGCCTCGCGTTCGAGCGCGACGGCGACGTGTTCCGCGTGACGCCGCCGCCGCATCGCTTCGACATCGAGATCGAAGAGGATCTGATCGAGGAAGTCGCGCGGATTCACGGCTTCGAGAAGATTCCCGCGCGTCCGCCCGTTGCGAAAAGCGAGATGCGCGCGACCGACGAGACGCGCCGCTCGATTCACGCGATCCGTCACGCGCTCGCCGCGCGCGACTACGCGGAAACGGTCAACTTCAGTTTCGTCGATGCCGAGTGGGAGCGCGATTTCGCCGGCAACGACAACCCGGTGCGCCTGCTGAACCCGATCGCGAGCCAGTTGTCGGTGATGCGCACGACGCTGTTCGGCAGCCTCGTCGGCGTGCTGCGCCATAACCTGAACCGCCGCGCCGATCGCGTGCGCGTATTCGAGACGGGGCGCGTGTTCATCGCCGACCCGGCGGTGAAGGCGGGCGAGCTCGCGGTCGAGGGCTATGCGCAGCCGAAGCGCGTCGGCGCGCTCGCGTACGGGCCCGCCGTCGACGAGCAATGGGCGGCGGCGACGCGCCAGGTCGATTATTTCGACGTGAAGGGCGACCTCGAGGCGCTGCTCGCGCCCGTCGTCGCGCGCTTCGTGAAGGCCGAGCATCCGGCGCTGCACCCGGGCCGCAGTGCGCAGATCGAGGTCGACGGCCGCGCGGTCGGCTGGATCGGCGAGCTGCATCCGCGCCTGATGCAGCAGTACGAACTGCCGCACGCGCCCGTGATGTTCGAGATCGACGCGGATGCGCTCGTCGCGCGCGCGCTGCCTGCGCCGTCGGAGGTGTCGAAGTTCCCGCCGGTGCGTCGCGACATCGCGGTTGTCGTCGATCAGAAGGTCGAAGTGCAGGCGCTTTTCGACGAAATGAAGAAGGCGCTCGCCGAGGACGCGTGCAAATTCGTCCAGAAAGTTGCGCTCTTCGACGAATTTCGTGCAAAATCAAATACTTCCGGTGGGTTGTCAGCCCACGAGAAAAGCCTTGCGTTCCGCGTCACGCTGCAGGATGCGGCCGGAACCTTGCAGGACGAGACGGTCGATCAGGCGATTCAGACCCTCGTGGACCGCATGGCTCGAGTCTATGGCGCGCGTTTGCGCGGATAG
- the pheS gene encoding phenylalanine--tRNA ligase subunit alpha codes for MDLDQIVADAQQSFEGAADITTLENEKARFLGKSGALTELLKGLGKLDPEARKTEGARINVAKQQVEAALSARRQALADALLNQRLAAEAIDVTLPGRGAGTGSLHPVMRTWERVEQIFRSIGFDVADGPEIETDWYNFTALNSPENHPARSMQDTFYVDGKDADGRPLLLRTHTSPMQVRYARMNRPPIKVIAPGRTYRVDSDATHSPMFNQVEGLWIDENVSFADLKGVYTDFLKKFFERDDILVRFRPSYFPFTEPSAEIDMMFEHGKNAGKWLEISGSGQVHPTVIRNMGLDPERYIGFAFGSGLERLTMLRYGVQDLRLFFENDLRFLRQFA; via the coding sequence ATGGATCTGGACCAGATTGTCGCCGACGCGCAGCAGTCGTTCGAAGGGGCTGCGGATATCACCACGCTCGAGAACGAGAAGGCGCGGTTTCTCGGTAAGTCGGGCGCACTGACCGAGCTGCTGAAGGGCCTCGGCAAGCTCGATCCCGAAGCGCGCAAGACGGAAGGCGCGCGCATCAATGTCGCGAAGCAGCAGGTCGAAGCCGCGCTCAGCGCGCGCCGTCAGGCGCTCGCCGACGCGCTCCTGAACCAGCGTCTCGCCGCCGAGGCGATCGACGTCACGCTGCCCGGCCGCGGAGCGGGGACAGGCAGCCTCCATCCCGTGATGCGCACGTGGGAGCGCGTCGAACAGATTTTCCGCTCGATCGGCTTCGACGTGGCCGACGGCCCGGAGATCGAAACCGACTGGTACAACTTCACCGCATTGAACAGCCCGGAGAACCATCCGGCGCGCTCGATGCAGGATACGTTCTACGTCGACGGCAAGGACGCGGACGGCCGTCCGCTGTTGCTGCGCACGCATACGAGCCCGATGCAGGTTCGCTACGCGCGGATGAACCGGCCACCCATCAAGGTGATCGCCCCCGGCCGCACGTACCGCGTCGACAGCGACGCGACGCACTCGCCGATGTTCAACCAGGTCGAAGGCCTGTGGATCGACGAGAACGTGAGCTTCGCGGATCTGAAGGGCGTCTATACCGATTTCCTGAAGAAATTCTTCGAGCGCGACGACATCCTCGTGCGCTTCCGTCCGTCGTATTTCCCGTTCACCGAGCCGTCGGCGGAAATCGACATGATGTTCGAGCACGGCAAGAACGCCGGCAAGTGGCTCGAGATTTCCGGCTCCGGCCAGGTGCACCCGACCGTGATCCGCAACATGGGGCTCGATCCCGAGCGCTATATCGGCTTCGCGTTCGGCAGCGGCCTCGAGCGGCTGACGATGCTGCGCTACGGCGTGCAGGACCTGCGTCTGTTCTTCGAGAACGACCTGCGCTTCCTGCGGCAGTTCGCGTAA
- the rplT gene encoding 50S ribosomal protein L20 translates to MPRVKRGVTARARHKKIINLAKGYRGRRNNVYRIAKQAVMRAGQYAYRDRRNKKRVFRALWITRINAAVRQHDMTYSVFINGLKKASIELDRKVLADMAVFDKAAFAAIVKQVKAAVAA, encoded by the coding sequence ATGCCTCGAGTCAAACGTGGGGTAACCGCACGGGCCCGTCACAAGAAGATCATCAACCTGGCCAAGGGTTATCGCGGCCGTCGCAATAACGTCTACCGCATCGCCAAGCAGGCGGTGATGCGCGCCGGTCAGTATGCGTACCGCGACCGCCGCAACAAGAAGCGTGTGTTCCGCGCATTGTGGATCACGCGTATCAACGCGGCCGTGCGTCAGCACGACATGACCTACAGCGTGTTCATCAACGGCCTGAAGAAGGCGTCGATCGAACTCGACCGCAAGGTGCTGGCCGACATGGCGGTGTTCGACAAGGCAGCCTTTGCCGCGATCGTGAAGCAGGTGAAGGCCGCCGTTGCAGCCTAA
- the rpmI gene encoding 50S ribosomal protein L35, with translation MPKMKTKKSAAKRFVVRPGGTVKRGQAFKRHILTKKTTKNKRHLRGATAVHDSDLNSVRAMLPFA, from the coding sequence ATGCCTAAGATGAAGACCAAGAAGAGCGCTGCGAAGCGCTTCGTGGTGCGTCCGGGCGGCACCGTCAAGCGCGGTCAAGCCTTCAAGCGCCACATCCTGACCAAGAAAACCACGAAGAACAAGCGTCACCTGCGCGGCGCCACGGCAGTTCATGATTCCGATCTGAACTCCGTCCGCGCGATGCTCCCGTTCGCGTAA
- the infC gene encoding translation initiation factor IF-3 has protein sequence MATDKSSHRINGEITAPEVRLVGVDGEPIGIVKLAEAFRKSEELDVDLVEIAPQASPPVCRLMDYGKFKYQEAKKQHEAKLKQKVIQVKEVKFRPGTDDGDYNVKLRNLMRFLEEGDKTKITLRFRGREMAHQEIGMRMLERLRGDLDEVGQVEQMPKMEGRQMIMVLSPKKKK, from the coding sequence ATCGCTACTGATAAGTCGTCGCATCGCATCAACGGTGAAATCACTGCGCCGGAAGTGCGTCTGGTCGGGGTCGATGGTGAGCCCATCGGCATCGTGAAACTCGCCGAGGCTTTCCGTAAATCGGAAGAACTGGATGTTGACCTGGTGGAAATCGCGCCGCAGGCGTCTCCGCCGGTTTGCCGTCTGATGGATTACGGCAAGTTCAAATACCAGGAAGCCAAGAAGCAGCACGAGGCGAAGCTCAAGCAAAAGGTCATCCAGGTCAAGGAAGTGAAATTCCGCCCGGGGACCGATGACGGCGATTACAACGTCAAGCTTCGCAATCTGATGCGCTTCCTCGAGGAAGGCGACAAGACGAAGATCACGTTGCGTTTCCGCGGCCGTGAAATGGCTCACCAGGAAATCGGCATGCGGATGCTCGAGCGTCTGCGCGGCGATCTCGACGAAGTCGGTCAGGTCGAGCAGATGCCGAAGATGGAAGGGCGCCAGATGATCATGGTGCTCTCGCCGAAGAAAAAGAAGTAA
- the thrS gene encoding threonine--tRNA ligase gives MVSIRLPDGSVRQYEHPVTVAEVAASIGPGLAKAALGGKLDGELVDTSALIDRDASLAIVTDKDADGLDIIRHSTAHLLAYAVKELHPDAQVTIGPVIDNGFYYDFSYHRPFTPEDLEQIEKRMQELAKRDEPVTRRVVSRDEAVSYFRSIGEKYKAEIIESIPVSDEIKLYSHGGFTDLCRGPHVPSTGKLKVFKLMKVAGAYWRGDSKNEQLQRIYGTAWTKKEDQDAYLHMLEEAEKRDHRKLGKQLDLFHLQEESPGMVFWHPKGWTLWQQVEQYMRRRLDAAGYLEIKTPMIMDRSLWEASGHWQNYRENMFTTESEKRDYAIKPMNCPGHVQVFKHGLRSYRDLPLRYAEFGSCHRNEASGALHGLMRVRGFVQDDAHIFCTEDQINSEAIAFNKLAMSVYADFGFDRIDIKLSLRPEQRMGSDETWDHAEEGLRNALKACGLEWEELPGEGAFYGPKIEYHIKDALGRSWQCGTLQLDMMLPERLGAEYVAEDNSRRRPVMLHRAIVGSMERFLGILIEHHAGAMPVWLAPAHAVVLNIAESQAEYAQTVAQSLQKQGLRVSADLRNEKISYKIREHTLEKVPYLLVVGDKEREAQTVAVRARGGVDLGVMPVEAFVERLREDIQAFK, from the coding sequence ATGGTTTCGATACGCTTGCCCGACGGCTCGGTTCGCCAATACGAGCATCCGGTGACGGTCGCCGAAGTGGCGGCGTCGATCGGCCCCGGTCTTGCGAAGGCTGCGCTCGGCGGCAAGCTCGACGGCGAACTCGTCGATACGTCCGCGCTGATCGATCGCGATGCGTCGCTTGCGATCGTCACCGACAAGGACGCCGACGGTCTCGACATCATTCGCCACTCGACCGCCCACCTGCTCGCCTACGCCGTGAAGGAACTGCATCCGGACGCGCAGGTGACGATCGGGCCTGTGATCGACAACGGCTTCTATTACGATTTCTCCTACCATCGCCCGTTTACGCCCGAGGATCTGGAGCAGATCGAAAAGCGCATGCAGGAGCTCGCGAAGCGGGACGAGCCCGTCACGCGCCGCGTCGTGTCGCGCGACGAGGCCGTGTCGTACTTCCGCAGCATCGGCGAGAAGTACAAGGCGGAGATCATCGAATCGATTCCCGTGAGCGACGAGATCAAGCTGTATTCGCACGGCGGCTTCACTGATCTGTGCCGCGGCCCGCACGTGCCGTCGACGGGCAAGCTGAAGGTCTTCAAGCTGATGAAGGTCGCGGGTGCGTACTGGCGCGGCGACTCGAAGAACGAGCAACTGCAGCGGATCTATGGCACCGCCTGGACGAAGAAGGAAGACCAGGACGCGTATCTGCACATGCTCGAAGAGGCGGAGAAGCGCGATCACCGCAAGCTCGGCAAGCAGCTCGACCTGTTCCACCTTCAGGAAGAGTCGCCCGGCATGGTGTTCTGGCATCCGAAGGGCTGGACGCTCTGGCAGCAGGTCGAGCAGTACATGCGCCGACGTCTCGATGCGGCCGGCTATCTCGAGATCAAGACGCCGATGATCATGGATCGTTCGCTGTGGGAAGCGTCCGGTCACTGGCAGAACTATCGCGAGAACATGTTCACGACGGAATCGGAGAAGCGCGACTACGCGATCAAGCCGATGAACTGTCCGGGCCATGTGCAGGTGTTCAAGCACGGGCTGCGCTCGTATCGCGACCTGCCGCTGCGGTACGCCGAATTCGGCTCGTGCCACCGCAACGAGGCGTCGGGTGCGCTGCACGGGCTGATGCGCGTGCGCGGCTTCGTGCAGGACGACGCGCACATCTTCTGCACGGAAGACCAGATCAACTCCGAGGCGATCGCGTTCAACAAGCTCGCGATGAGCGTCTACGCGGATTTCGGCTTCGATCGCATCGACATTAAGCTGTCGCTGCGTCCCGAGCAGCGGATGGGTTCGGACGAGACGTGGGATCACGCGGAGGAAGGGCTGCGCAACGCGTTGAAGGCATGCGGCCTCGAGTGGGAGGAGTTGCCGGGTGAGGGTGCGTTCTACGGTCCGAAGATCGAATACCACATCAAGGATGCGCTCGGCCGCTCGTGGCAGTGCGGCACGCTGCAGCTCGACATGATGCTGCCGGAGCGGCTCGGCGCCGAGTACGTCGCCGAGGACAACAGCCGCCGCCGGCCGGTGATGCTTCACCGGGCGATCGTCGGTTCGATGGAGCGTTTCCTCGGGATTCTGATCGAGCACCACGCTGGTGCAATGCCGGTCTGGCTCGCGCCGGCGCACGCGGTTGTGCTGAATATCGCCGAAAGTCAGGCTGAATATGCTCAGACTGTTGCTCAATCGTTGCAAAAACAAGGGCTTAGAGTATCGGCCGATTTGCGCAACGAGAAAATTAGCTATAAAATACGCGAGCACACGCTCGAAAAAGTTCCCTACCTGCTCGTCGTAGGCGACAAGGAGCGTGAAGCACAAACGGTAGCCGTGCGTGCCCGTGGCGGCGTCGATCTGGGTGTCATGCCCGTCGAAGCCTTCGTTGAGCGTCTGCGTGAGGACATCCAGGCGTTCAAGTAA
- a CDS encoding RelA/SpoT family protein: MTAGSASSATAAAPSLDDVLAFVREHAGDARLSSGELLADHATGTSAIMQRLNVDPPATQAAALFALAPYLSDPEKQIAGRFGDEVARLVTDVRKLLRLGTVSLRAAQSAPADASRDAQAERRAQIEALRKMLLAFAQDIRVVLIRLASRLQSLRYYAAAKIEPPPDVARETLEIYAPLANRLGIWQLKWELEDLAFRFEDPVTYKRIAKLLDEKRVEREAYVADAIERLQRELAAVHIPAEVSGRPKHIYSIWRKMRGKELDFSELYDVRAFRVIVPDIRDCYTVLGIVHHLWQPVPKEFDDYISRPKPNGYKSLHTVVIGDDGRAFEVQIRTQEMHRFAEYGVAAHWRYKEAGARGYGGQFAASEKYDEKIAWLRQLLAWKDEIADSGGSDVSGHEAWAQLRETTLDDDHIYVLTPQARVIALPQGATPVDFAYHLHSELGHRCRGARVDGAMVPLNTPLANGQTVEIVAVKEGGPSRDWLNPQLGYLRSSRARQKVRAWFNAVDQQENVAHGRALVEKTLQREGKTSVNLEHLAAKLGFKSPDDLFSVVGKEEFSLRNVEQALSDAPAPEPEPEAPANFEKRASGANVARGASTGVLVVGVDALLTQLARCCRPAPPDPISGFVTRGKGMSIHRSDCATFRRMAERAPERVLQTTWSADVLGGRGASVYPVDLMIEASDRQGLLRDISEVFAREKMNVIGVKTQSRRNAAFMQFTVEVSSASQVQRACTLLGEVQGVVRAARKA, from the coding sequence ATGACAGCCGGTTCCGCATCCTCCGCTACCGCCGCGGCGCCGTCGCTCGACGACGTCCTCGCGTTCGTGCGCGAGCACGCGGGCGACGCGCGCTTGTCGTCGGGAGAATTGCTCGCCGATCATGCGACGGGCACGTCGGCGATCATGCAGCGGCTGAACGTCGATCCGCCCGCGACGCAGGCGGCGGCGCTGTTCGCACTCGCGCCGTATCTGAGCGACCCCGAAAAGCAGATCGCCGGGCGCTTCGGCGACGAGGTCGCGCGCCTCGTCACCGACGTGCGCAAGCTGCTGCGTCTCGGCACCGTGAGCCTGCGCGCCGCGCAGAGCGCGCCCGCCGATGCGAGCCGCGACGCGCAGGCGGAGCGGCGCGCGCAGATCGAGGCGCTGCGCAAGATGCTGCTCGCGTTCGCGCAGGACATCCGCGTCGTGCTGATCAGGCTTGCGTCGCGGCTGCAATCGTTGCGCTACTATGCGGCCGCGAAAATCGAGCCGCCGCCCGATGTCGCGCGCGAGACGCTCGAAATCTACGCGCCGCTCGCGAACCGGCTCGGCATCTGGCAACTGAAGTGGGAACTCGAGGATCTCGCGTTCCGCTTCGAGGATCCCGTCACCTACAAGCGCATCGCGAAGCTGCTCGACGAGAAGCGCGTCGAGCGCGAGGCTTACGTCGCCGACGCGATCGAGCGGCTGCAACGCGAGCTGGCGGCCGTGCACATCCCGGCCGAAGTGAGCGGCCGGCCGAAGCACATCTACAGCATCTGGCGCAAGATGCGCGGCAAGGAGCTCGACTTTTCCGAGCTCTACGACGTGCGCGCGTTTCGCGTGATCGTGCCGGACATCAGGGATTGCTACACGGTGCTCGGCATCGTTCACCACCTATGGCAGCCGGTGCCGAAGGAATTCGACGATTACATCTCGCGGCCGAAGCCGAACGGCTACAAGTCGCTGCATACGGTCGTGATCGGCGACGACGGCCGCGCGTTCGAAGTGCAGATCCGCACGCAGGAAATGCACCGCTTCGCCGAATACGGCGTCGCCGCGCACTGGCGGTACAAGGAGGCGGGCGCGCGCGGCTACGGCGGCCAGTTCGCCGCGAGCGAGAAATACGACGAGAAGATCGCGTGGCTGCGTCAGTTGCTCGCGTGGAAGGACGAGATCGCGGACAGCGGCGGCTCGGACGTGAGCGGCCATGAAGCGTGGGCGCAATTGCGCGAGACGACGCTCGACGACGATCACATCTACGTGCTGACGCCGCAGGCGCGCGTGATCGCGCTGCCGCAGGGCGCGACGCCAGTCGATTTCGCGTACCACCTGCACAGCGAACTCGGCCATCGCTGCCGGGGGGCGCGCGTCGACGGCGCGATGGTGCCGCTCAACACGCCGCTCGCGAACGGTCAGACGGTGGAGATCGTCGCGGTGAAGGAGGGCGGCCCGTCGCGCGACTGGCTCAATCCGCAGCTCGGCTATCTGCGCAGCTCGCGCGCGCGCCAGAAGGTGCGCGCGTGGTTCAACGCGGTCGATCAGCAGGAGAACGTCGCGCACGGCCGCGCGCTCGTCGAAAAGACGCTGCAGCGCGAAGGCAAGACGTCGGTGAATCTCGAGCACCTCGCGGCGAAGCTCGGCTTCAAGTCGCCGGACGATCTGTTTTCGGTCGTCGGCAAGGAAGAGTTCAGCCTGCGCAACGTCGAGCAGGCGTTATCCGACGCGCCGGCGCCCGAGCCCGAGCCGGAGGCGCCCGCGAACTTCGAGAAGCGCGCGAGCGGCGCGAACGTCGCGCGCGGCGCGTCGACGGGTGTGCTCGTCGTCGGCGTCGACGCGCTCCTCACGCAACTCGCCCGCTGCTGCCGCCCGGCGCCGCCCGATCCGATCAGCGGCTTCGTCACGCGCGGCAAGGGGATGTCGATCCACCGCAGCGATTGCGCGACATTCCGCCGGATGGCCGAGCGCGCGCCCGAGCGCGTGCTGCAAACCACCTGGTCCGCCGACGTGCTGGGCGGGCGGGGCGCGTCCGTCTATCCGGTCGATCTGATGATCGAGGCGTCCGACAGGCAGGGGCTGTTGCGCGACATCTCCGAAGTATTCGCGCGCGAGAAGATGAATGTGATCGGCGTGAAGACGCAAAGTCGCCGCAACGCGGCCTTCATGCAATTCACGGTCGAGGTGTCGAGCGCGTCGCAGGTGCAGCGCGCGTGCACGCTGCTCGGCGAGGTTCAGGGCGTCGTCCGGGCGGCCCGCAAGGCGTGA